Proteins encoded by one window of Kribbella flavida DSM 17836:
- a CDS encoding pyrophosphatase: MDITELTERAEKISVKYGESLGIERDGDWFLLKLQEEVGELTQAYLQVTGRARPKNRTEHELRDGFELEFADVLCQLLLLARHHGVDVPAAVERKWLIREAQLTDPGARS; this comes from the coding sequence GTGGACATCACGGAGCTGACCGAGCGGGCCGAGAAGATCTCGGTGAAGTACGGCGAGTCTCTGGGGATCGAGCGCGACGGTGACTGGTTCCTGCTCAAGCTGCAGGAGGAGGTGGGCGAGCTGACGCAGGCCTACCTCCAGGTCACCGGCCGCGCCCGGCCCAAGAACCGCACGGAGCACGAGCTGCGCGACGGCTTCGAGCTCGAGTTCGCCGACGTGCTGTGCCAGCTGCTGCTGCTCGCCCGCCACCACGGCGTCGACGTACCGGCCGCCGTCGAGCGCAAGTGGCTCATCCGCGAGGCCCAGCTGACCGACCCGGGCGCGCGTTCTTGA
- a CDS encoding HAAS signaling domain-containing protein — protein MTVQHEADQLVDAYLTYLTKAAEPLPEERRTDLVAEVTAHIAEERAAGVESPAEIRAMLARLGDPDEIVAAATDGLVLVKRQPRYRSRDVATLLLLPFGGFLYLAGWVVGVALLWTSDRWTREEKLLGTLVVPFGYLPVLMLGSLSTAACRTDVNGVILGCGGYTYPEWFQAPIVIVLSAAQLVMLFILVKNARPGRSAGPRG, from the coding sequence ATGACCGTGCAGCACGAGGCCGACCAGCTGGTCGACGCGTACCTGACGTACCTGACGAAGGCGGCCGAACCGTTGCCGGAGGAACGGCGGACCGACCTGGTCGCCGAGGTGACCGCGCACATCGCCGAGGAGCGGGCGGCGGGGGTGGAGTCGCCGGCCGAGATCAGAGCGATGCTGGCCCGGCTTGGCGACCCGGACGAGATCGTCGCGGCTGCTACCGACGGCCTGGTGCTGGTGAAGCGCCAACCGCGGTACCGCAGCCGGGACGTGGCGACCCTGCTGCTGCTTCCGTTCGGCGGCTTCCTCTACCTGGCCGGTTGGGTCGTTGGTGTGGCGTTGCTGTGGACCTCGGACCGCTGGACCCGCGAGGAGAAGCTGCTGGGCACGCTCGTGGTGCCGTTCGGCTACCTGCCGGTGCTCATGCTGGGCAGCCTGTCCACGGCCGCGTGCCGAACCGACGTGAACGGCGTGATCCTGGGGTGCGGCGGCTACACCTACCCGGAGTGGTTCCAGGCGCCGATCGTGATCGTGCTGTCCGCGGCGCAGCTGGTCATGCTGTTCATCCTGGTCAAGAACGCGCGCCCGGGTCGGTCAGCTGGGCCTCGCGGATGA
- a CDS encoding O-methyltransferase: MGNQVQVTDQLHDYMVAHGMPLDEIATELVERTQQLGGVARMLTTADQAALLTTLTRLISARRAVEIGTFTGFSALAIARGLPADGQLICLDVSDEWTSIGRPYWQRAGVADRIELRIGDAHQSAAELDGEFDLAFVDADKPGYIDYFERLLPRIRPNGLLLFDNTLAGGRVVGLHDEDPVDRKEFNAHIARDDRVDVVMLGIGDGLTLVRKR, from the coding sequence ATGGGCAACCAGGTCCAGGTGACCGACCAGCTGCACGACTACATGGTGGCGCACGGCATGCCGCTGGACGAGATCGCGACCGAGCTCGTCGAGCGGACCCAGCAACTCGGCGGTGTCGCCCGGATGCTCACCACCGCCGACCAGGCCGCACTGCTGACCACGCTGACCCGGCTGATCTCGGCCCGGCGCGCGGTCGAGATCGGCACCTTCACCGGGTTCTCCGCGCTCGCGATCGCCCGGGGCCTGCCCGCCGACGGACAGCTGATCTGCCTGGACGTCAGCGACGAGTGGACCTCGATCGGCCGCCCGTACTGGCAGCGGGCCGGGGTCGCGGACCGGATCGAGCTGCGGATCGGCGACGCGCACCAGTCGGCGGCCGAGCTGGACGGCGAGTTCGACCTGGCGTTCGTGGACGCCGACAAGCCCGGCTACATCGACTACTTCGAGCGCCTGCTGCCGCGGATCCGGCCGAACGGGCTGCTGCTGTTCGACAACACGCTGGCCGGCGGCCGGGTGGTCGGGCTGCACGACGAGGACCCGGTCGACCGCAAGGAGTTCAACGCCCACATCGCCCGGGACGACCGCGTCGACGTGGTGATGCTCGGCATCGGCGACGGGCTGACGCTGGTCCGCAAGCGATGA
- a CDS encoding polynucleotide kinase-phosphatase, with the protein MSTIEIPALSLVVLVGASGSGKSTFARTHFRGTEVISSDFCRGLVADDENDQAATKDAFAVLHFIAATRLAAGRLTVIDATNVQPEARRELIALAREHDVLPVAIVLDPPERVCVERNEQRADRQFGAKVVVRQRSQLRRGLKSLKREGFRGVHVLSTVEQIDAVRIERTKLFNDLTDQTGPFDVIGDIHGCRAELEQLLTDLGYTLVRDAQGRAVDARYDEGARRVVFVGDLVDRGPDTPGVLRLAMGMVASGNAFCVPGNHEDKLLRALRGKNVKLSHGLEESLEQLAAEPAEFRAQVESFIDGLISHYVFDGGKLVVSHAGLVERMHGRASGRVRSFCLYGETTGETDEFGLPVRYPWAQDYRGRAMVVYGHTPTPEPEWINNTICLDTGCVFGGSLTALRYPERELVSVQAAEQYYAPAKPLHVASAPAREPDVLDITDVTGRRVIETATHGRLSVRAEQAGAALEVMSRFAIDPRFLLYLPPTMSPVATSPEPGLLEHPRQAFEAYQAQGVTELVCEEKHMGSRAVVLLTRDDDVGELRFGLAGRGAVHTRTGRSFFGPDLTDELLLRLREVAAAAGLFDELDTSWLLLDAELLPWSAKAGDLLRNQYAAVGAAARSSLPVATSALDSALAAGLDVGDLLDRTKRRTANAARFSDAYRRYCWPTDGLDGVRVAPFQVLASEGATYHDRPHAWHLGIADRLVAAGPSLITQTRRLFVDADSWQQGISWWEELTGAGGEGMVVKPAANLVRTAKGLAQPGLKVRGQEYLRIIYGPDYTDPENFDRLRHRNLGHKRSLALREYALGLESLERAARGEPLWRVHECVFAVLALESEPVDPRL; encoded by the coding sequence ATGAGCACGATCGAGATCCCCGCGCTCAGCCTCGTCGTGCTGGTCGGCGCCAGCGGGTCGGGCAAGTCGACGTTCGCGCGCACGCACTTCCGCGGGACCGAGGTGATCTCCAGCGACTTCTGCCGTGGCCTGGTCGCCGACGACGAGAACGACCAGGCGGCCACCAAGGACGCCTTCGCGGTGCTGCACTTCATCGCCGCCACACGCCTCGCGGCCGGCCGGCTGACCGTGATCGACGCGACCAACGTGCAGCCCGAGGCGCGCCGCGAGCTGATCGCGCTGGCTCGCGAGCACGACGTGCTGCCGGTCGCGATCGTGCTGGATCCGCCGGAGCGGGTCTGCGTCGAGCGCAACGAGCAGCGGGCGGACCGGCAGTTCGGTGCCAAAGTGGTCGTGCGGCAGCGTTCGCAGCTGCGCCGGGGGCTGAAGAGCCTCAAGCGCGAGGGCTTCCGCGGTGTGCACGTGCTGTCGACGGTCGAGCAGATCGACGCGGTCCGGATCGAGCGGACCAAGCTGTTCAACGACCTGACCGACCAGACCGGCCCGTTCGACGTCATCGGCGACATCCACGGGTGCCGCGCCGAACTCGAGCAGCTGCTCACCGATCTCGGCTACACCCTCGTGCGCGACGCCCAGGGCCGCGCCGTCGACGCCCGGTACGACGAGGGCGCGCGGCGGGTGGTCTTCGTGGGTGACCTGGTCGATCGCGGCCCGGACACTCCCGGGGTGCTGCGGCTGGCCATGGGAATGGTTGCCTCAGGCAATGCCTTTTGCGTGCCGGGCAACCACGAGGACAAGCTGCTGCGGGCGCTGCGGGGCAAGAACGTGAAGCTGAGTCACGGGCTGGAGGAGTCGCTGGAGCAGCTCGCCGCCGAGCCGGCTGAGTTCCGTGCGCAGGTGGAGAGCTTCATCGACGGGCTGATCTCGCACTACGTGTTCGACGGCGGCAAGCTGGTCGTCTCGCACGCGGGGCTGGTCGAGCGGATGCACGGGCGGGCGTCCGGCCGGGTGCGCTCGTTCTGCCTGTACGGCGAGACGACCGGCGAGACCGACGAGTTCGGCCTGCCGGTGCGGTATCCCTGGGCGCAGGACTACCGCGGTCGCGCGATGGTCGTCTACGGCCACACCCCGACGCCGGAGCCGGAGTGGATCAACAACACGATCTGTCTCGACACCGGCTGCGTCTTCGGCGGCTCGCTCACCGCGCTGCGCTACCCCGAGCGCGAGCTGGTCTCCGTCCAGGCCGCCGAGCAGTACTACGCGCCCGCCAAACCGCTGCACGTCGCGAGTGCCCCGGCCCGCGAGCCCGACGTTCTCGACATCACCGACGTCACCGGTCGCCGGGTGATCGAGACCGCGACCCACGGCCGGCTGAGCGTGCGCGCCGAGCAGGCCGGGGCCGCGCTGGAGGTGATGAGCCGCTTCGCGATCGACCCGCGCTTCCTGCTCTACCTGCCGCCGACGATGAGCCCGGTCGCGACGTCGCCCGAGCCGGGACTGCTGGAGCACCCGCGGCAGGCGTTCGAGGCGTACCAGGCGCAGGGCGTGACCGAGCTGGTGTGCGAGGAGAAGCACATGGGCTCCCGCGCGGTCGTGCTGCTCACCCGGGACGACGACGTCGGGGAGTTGCGCTTCGGTCTGGCCGGCCGGGGCGCGGTCCACACCCGGACCGGCCGGTCGTTCTTCGGCCCGGACCTGACCGACGAGCTGCTGCTCCGGCTGCGCGAGGTCGCCGCCGCCGCGGGACTGTTCGACGAGCTGGACACCTCCTGGCTGCTGCTGGACGCCGAGCTGCTGCCGTGGAGCGCGAAGGCCGGCGACCTGCTGCGCAACCAGTACGCCGCCGTCGGCGCCGCCGCGCGTTCTTCGTTGCCAGTGGCAACGTCCGCGCTGGATTCGGCGCTGGCGGCCGGACTGGACGTCGGCGATCTGCTGGACCGGACCAAGCGGCGGACGGCGAACGCGGCGCGGTTCAGCGACGCCTATCGCCGGTACTGCTGGCCGACGGACGGGCTGGACGGCGTACGGGTGGCTCCGTTCCAGGTGCTGGCGTCGGAGGGCGCGACGTACCACGACCGGCCGCACGCCTGGCACCTCGGCATCGCCGACCGGCTGGTCGCCGCCGGACCGTCGCTGATCACGCAGACCCGCCGGCTGTTCGTCGACGCGGACTCGTGGCAGCAGGGGATCAGCTGGTGGGAGGAGCTGACCGGCGCGGGCGGTGAAGGCATGGTGGTCAAGCCGGCGGCGAACCTGGTCCGCACGGCGAAGGGCCTGGCCCAACCCGGGCTCAAGGTCCGGGGCCAGGAGTACCTGCGGATCATCTACGGCCCCGACTACACCGACCCGGAGAACTTCGACCGGCTGCGCCACCGCAACCTCGGCCACAAACGCTCGCTCGCCCTGCGCGAGTACGCCCTCGGCCTGGAGTCGCTCGAGCGCGCCGCCCGCGGCGAACCACTCTGGCGCGTGCACGAGTGCGTGTTCGCCGTGCTCGCCCTGGAGTCCGAGCCCGTCGACCCCCGCCTGTAG
- a CDS encoding carbohydrate kinase family protein has product MQIAVAGSIATDILMTFPGRFKDQFLEEQMHKVSLSFLVDELVVHRGGVGANICYGMAQLGRPSLLIGSVGADFAEYGAALSAAGVDISHVRVCENVHTARFTCTTDLDANQIASFYTGAMAESREIDLAAIHAQTGGIDLVLVGADDPDGMLKHTRLAKANGIAIAADPSQQLARMEGEQIRELIDGAEYLFSNEYESGLMVQKTGWSHAEILQRVGVRVTTHGGDGVVIENSDGILAKIPAVPTPGLVDPTGGGDAFRAGYLTGRAAGLDHEAAAQVGCTLATTVLETVGTQEYTLDRAAFLQRLASAYGDQAAATAASTLNLG; this is encoded by the coding sequence ATGCAGATCGCCGTCGCCGGATCGATCGCGACCGACATCCTGATGACGTTCCCGGGACGCTTCAAGGACCAGTTCCTCGAGGAGCAGATGCACAAGGTGTCGCTGTCGTTCCTGGTGGACGAGCTGGTCGTGCACCGTGGTGGGGTCGGCGCCAACATCTGCTACGGCATGGCCCAGCTCGGCCGGCCGTCGCTGCTGATCGGCTCGGTCGGGGCCGACTTCGCCGAGTACGGCGCCGCGCTGAGCGCCGCCGGTGTCGACATCTCCCACGTCCGGGTCTGCGAGAACGTGCACACCGCCCGCTTCACCTGTACGACCGACCTGGACGCCAACCAGATCGCCTCGTTCTACACCGGTGCGATGGCCGAGTCCCGCGAGATCGACCTGGCCGCGATCCATGCCCAGACCGGCGGCATCGACCTGGTGCTGGTCGGCGCCGACGACCCGGACGGCATGCTCAAGCACACCCGGCTCGCCAAGGCGAACGGCATCGCCATCGCCGCGGACCCGTCGCAGCAGCTGGCCCGGATGGAGGGTGAGCAGATCCGCGAGCTGATCGACGGCGCGGAGTACCTGTTCAGCAACGAGTACGAGTCCGGCCTGATGGTGCAGAAGACCGGCTGGAGCCACGCCGAGATCCTGCAGCGGGTCGGGGTCCGGGTCACCACGCACGGCGGCGACGGCGTCGTGATCGAGAACTCCGACGGCATCCTGGCCAAGATCCCGGCCGTGCCGACGCCCGGCCTGGTGGACCCGACCGGTGGCGGCGACGCCTTCCGGGCCGGCTACCTGACCGGCCGCGCCGCCGGCCTCGACCACGAGGCCGCCGCGCAGGTCGGCTGCACCCTGGCGACCACGGTCCTGGAGACCGTCGGCACCCAGGAGTACACGCTGGACCGCGCCGCGTTCCTGCAGCGCCTCGCCTCGGCGTACGGCGACCAGGCCGCCGCCACCGCGGCCTCCACCCTCAACCTCGGCTGA
- a CDS encoding ABC transporter ATP-binding protein, protein MTQAGPGPEPAPEPRLTVTGLRHRYADRPVIEDLTFTVPAGRAVALVGPNGAGKTTVLRCIVGSAEPAAGRILLDGVPIDERAELVRRDVAALLDDLDFFPDLTAAEHLDLLARAHGNATPEDLVDTLLDDVGLLAAADQLPGSLSSGQRRRLALATALVRPRTLLVLDEPEQRLDTSGVAWLAERLQEEKEAGTSVVFASHDPALVEAVADDTVELTPLP, encoded by the coding sequence ATGACCCAGGCCGGACCCGGGCCCGAGCCCGCGCCCGAGCCGCGGTTGACCGTCACCGGCCTGCGGCACCGGTACGCCGACCGCCCGGTGATCGAGGACCTCACCTTCACGGTCCCGGCCGGCCGGGCGGTTGCCCTGGTCGGCCCGAACGGCGCCGGCAAGACCACCGTGCTGCGCTGCATCGTCGGATCGGCCGAGCCGGCGGCCGGCCGGATCCTGCTCGACGGCGTCCCGATCGACGAACGCGCCGAGCTGGTCCGTCGGGACGTCGCGGCGCTGCTCGACGACCTGGACTTCTTCCCGGACCTGACGGCCGCCGAGCACCTCGACCTGCTCGCCCGGGCGCACGGCAACGCGACGCCGGAGGACCTGGTCGACACGCTGCTGGACGACGTCGGCCTGCTCGCGGCCGCCGACCAGCTGCCGGGATCGTTGTCGTCGGGCCAACGCCGGCGGCTCGCGCTGGCGACCGCGCTGGTCCGGCCGCGCACGCTGCTCGTGCTGGACGAGCCGGAGCAGCGGCTGGACACCTCCGGCGTCGCCTGGCTGGCCGAGCGGTTGCAGGAGGAGAAGGAAGCGGGCACCTCGGTGGTGTTCGCGAGTCACGACCCGGCCCTGGTGGAGGCGGTCGCGGACGACACCGTCGAGCTCACCCCGCTGCCGTGA
- a CDS encoding alkaline phosphatase D family protein: protein MTPISRRTLVLGGLAAAGAAAVPAHSSIISATAAVPYPFQLGVASGEPDASSVVLWTRLAPSPLNADGQGGMANTNVTVDWQVSTDDRFATVVASGSVTATYAAAHSVHVVAGGLAADADYYYRFRAQGHLSPVGRTRTAPAAGTAGRDLVMAFTSCSHYEEGYFTVYRRMAEDNPGVILHLGDYIYEYGTASGRPRAHAGSTEIVSLADYRRRYAQYKSDPDLQAAHAAAPWIVVPDDHEVENNRAGNIRADSTPTLTAAQWTARQSAAYKAYYENMPLRPAQAPSGASIPLYRRLQWGNLASFHMLDTRQYRNDQACGDGWKTCSDADLATRSLPGNAQETWLLNNLAQRTGTWDIIGQQVFFARRFNASGASMDAWDGYRASRARIQQGWVNRGVRNPVVLTGDVHRAWASNLVADYNNPSSAVIGSELVTSSVSSGGDGDGATTIPDVGTNPWLKFYNNRRGYIRTTLSPTQLRADFRAVAKVTEHGAAASTVKSFVVQEGRPGLQTV from the coding sequence ATGACCCCGATCAGCCGACGCACCCTGGTGCTCGGCGGACTCGCAGCGGCCGGTGCCGCCGCTGTCCCCGCCCACTCCAGCATCATCTCCGCCACCGCCGCCGTGCCCTACCCGTTCCAGCTGGGGGTCGCCTCCGGTGAACCCGATGCCAGCAGCGTCGTGCTCTGGACCAGGCTCGCCCCCTCGCCGCTGAACGCCGACGGCCAAGGTGGCATGGCCAACACCAACGTCACCGTCGACTGGCAGGTCTCCACCGACGACCGGTTCGCCACCGTGGTCGCGTCCGGCTCGGTCACCGCCACGTACGCCGCGGCGCACTCGGTGCACGTGGTCGCCGGCGGTCTCGCGGCCGACGCGGACTACTACTACCGGTTCCGCGCCCAGGGCCACCTCTCCCCCGTCGGCCGCACCCGGACGGCTCCCGCGGCCGGCACCGCCGGACGTGACCTGGTGATGGCGTTCACCTCGTGCTCGCACTACGAGGAGGGGTACTTCACCGTCTACCGCCGGATGGCCGAGGACAACCCGGGCGTCATCCTGCACCTCGGCGACTACATCTACGAGTACGGCACGGCCTCCGGCCGGCCCCGGGCGCACGCCGGGTCGACCGAGATCGTGTCGCTGGCCGACTACCGGCGCCGGTACGCGCAGTACAAGTCGGACCCGGACCTGCAGGCGGCGCACGCGGCCGCGCCGTGGATCGTCGTCCCGGACGACCACGAGGTGGAGAACAACCGGGCCGGCAACATCCGGGCCGACAGCACGCCGACGCTGACCGCCGCCCAGTGGACGGCGCGGCAGAGCGCGGCGTACAAGGCGTACTACGAGAACATGCCGCTGCGTCCGGCGCAGGCTCCCAGCGGCGCGAGCATCCCGCTGTACCGCCGGTTGCAGTGGGGCAATCTCGCCAGCTTCCACATGCTCGACACCCGGCAGTACCGCAACGACCAGGCCTGCGGCGACGGCTGGAAGACGTGCTCGGACGCCGACCTGGCCACTCGCAGCCTACCCGGCAACGCGCAGGAGACCTGGCTGCTCAACAACCTCGCGCAGCGCACCGGAACCTGGGACATCATCGGCCAGCAGGTGTTCTTCGCCCGCCGGTTCAACGCGTCCGGTGCGAGCATGGACGCCTGGGACGGCTACCGGGCCTCGCGGGCCCGGATCCAGCAGGGCTGGGTCAACCGCGGCGTGCGGAACCCGGTGGTGCTCACCGGTGACGTGCACCGCGCCTGGGCCAGCAATCTCGTTGCCGACTACAACAACCCGTCCTCGGCGGTGATCGGCTCGGAGCTGGTCACCAGTTCGGTGAGCTCGGGTGGCGACGGGGACGGAGCCACCACCATTCCCGACGTCGGCACGAACCCGTGGCTGAAGTTCTACAACAACCGGCGTGGCTACATCCGGACGACGCTCAGCCCGACCCAGCTGCGCGCGGACTTCCGCGCGGTGGCCAAGGTGACGGAGCACGGCGCCGCGGCGTCCACGGTCAAGTCGTTCGTCGTCCAAGAGGGCCGGCCCGGCCTGCAGACGGTCTGA
- a CDS encoding MerR family transcriptional regulator has product MRTSEVADQAGVNPETLRYYERRGLLIEPPRTPGGYRAYPPATVDVLRFIKRGQQLGFTLDEIEELLDLNAGGPDGCDAARALAERRRAGIEQRILDLQRMVASLAELVATCELPRADRRCTLLEAIDDHRQATR; this is encoded by the coding sequence GTGCGAACCAGTGAAGTGGCCGACCAGGCCGGGGTGAACCCCGAGACGCTGCGCTACTACGAGCGCCGAGGGCTGCTGATCGAACCACCCCGAACACCGGGCGGCTACCGGGCCTACCCACCGGCGACGGTAGACGTGCTGCGGTTCATCAAACGTGGTCAGCAACTCGGGTTCACGCTCGACGAGATCGAGGAACTGCTCGACCTGAACGCCGGTGGCCCGGACGGCTGCGACGCGGCCCGGGCCTTGGCCGAGCGCCGCCGCGCCGGCATCGAGCAGCGCATCCTGGACCTGCAGCGCATGGTTGCCTCGCTCGCCGAGCTCGTCGCGACCTGTGAACTGCCCCGCGCCGACCGCCGCTGCACGCTGCTGGAAGCGATCGATGACCACCGGCAGGCGACCCGGTGA
- a CDS encoding PadR family transcriptional regulator has product MVAEKAFSQLRRGTLEYCVLALLQDDERYGFELVKALGRVDGLVTTEGTLYPLLARLRREGLVDTVWRESEAGPPRRYYRSTAAGTAALAAFIVDWERFRTSVDSVLGLGRDR; this is encoded by the coding sequence ATGGTAGCCGAGAAGGCCTTCAGCCAGCTCCGGCGCGGCACGCTCGAGTACTGCGTCCTGGCGCTGCTGCAGGACGACGAGCGCTACGGCTTCGAGCTGGTGAAGGCGCTCGGGCGCGTCGACGGACTGGTGACGACCGAGGGCACGCTCTACCCGTTGCTGGCTCGCCTGCGGCGTGAGGGGCTGGTCGACACCGTGTGGCGGGAGTCCGAGGCCGGCCCGCCTCGCCGGTACTACCGCTCCACGGCCGCGGGCACCGCCGCTCTGGCCGCCTTCATCGTCGACTGGGAGCGGTTCCGGACCTCGGTCGACTCCGTTCTGGGGCTTGGGAGGGATCGATGA
- a CDS encoding DUF6297 family protein, protein MSAEGPVVFDPADFGAIPRAKELRRWMRKVRRGKADRTFSQQFEDVYLIVFALAMLAASGGNVVLHLNDKSAACTSASCGWLLDTVPWILIPLLVSGMLRILLSVGPVSASRATGFWLLATPVDRGALLRPTYRLVIVAAAIVGALSAVLGFALFGAAWSTVGEAALLTLLLLICTACATVWAQQAAPRTRWALRIADLLLVVAAIPALILASRAGAGVSSSELVGTETLIMYTNGDQAGGPTGDQLRLLVTAALVVLIAGVLVSFTARSLDRLPRQSVVAGGELLAGMAGAAITMDISLLADVVAGRHWRMVGRLRSRRGRGARVQALIHREFLRVLRWPRRLVVGFGLLVVPYAVAGTGYDVLVPIAAGIAGFIATRPLMDGLRSVCRSTGLVRALGMELRELRVAMGVVPAGFVLLWSAVAFPALGDLPTTFAVGAGVLTGVVRQASAPPPSYSGPLIASPMGAIPPGIFSQPLRGFDLLLICLFPVLLGLDPLWRYAIPGCVLAILFSLKPRTT, encoded by the coding sequence GTGAGCGCCGAGGGACCGGTGGTCTTCGACCCGGCCGACTTCGGAGCGATCCCGCGAGCGAAGGAGTTGCGCCGCTGGATGCGCAAGGTCCGGCGCGGCAAGGCGGACCGGACGTTCTCGCAGCAGTTCGAGGACGTGTACCTGATCGTCTTCGCCCTCGCCATGCTCGCGGCGAGCGGCGGCAACGTCGTACTGCACCTCAACGACAAGTCGGCCGCCTGTACGTCGGCGTCCTGCGGCTGGCTGCTCGACACGGTGCCGTGGATCCTGATCCCGCTGCTGGTGTCCGGCATGCTGCGCATCCTGCTCAGCGTCGGGCCGGTCTCGGCGTCCCGCGCGACCGGGTTCTGGCTGCTGGCCACTCCCGTGGATCGCGGCGCGCTGCTGCGCCCGACGTACCGGCTGGTGATCGTCGCGGCGGCGATCGTCGGCGCACTGAGCGCTGTGCTCGGGTTCGCTCTGTTCGGCGCGGCGTGGTCGACGGTGGGCGAGGCCGCACTGCTCACGCTGCTGCTGTTGATCTGTACGGCGTGCGCCACGGTGTGGGCCCAGCAGGCTGCGCCGCGCACCCGCTGGGCGCTGCGCATCGCCGACCTGCTGCTGGTGGTCGCCGCCATCCCGGCGCTGATCCTCGCCTCCCGAGCCGGTGCGGGCGTTTCCTCGAGCGAACTGGTCGGCACAGAGACCCTGATCATGTACACCAACGGCGATCAAGCCGGTGGACCGACTGGCGACCAGCTGCGCCTGCTGGTGACGGCTGCGCTCGTCGTGCTGATTGCCGGCGTGCTGGTGTCCTTCACCGCGCGCTCACTGGATCGGCTGCCGCGGCAAAGCGTGGTGGCGGGCGGTGAGTTGCTGGCCGGCATGGCCGGGGCGGCGATCACGATGGATATCAGTCTGCTCGCCGATGTGGTTGCCGGACGCCACTGGCGGATGGTCGGGCGGCTCAGGTCGCGGCGCGGGCGCGGTGCGCGGGTGCAGGCGTTGATCCACCGGGAGTTCCTCCGCGTCCTGCGGTGGCCACGCCGGCTCGTCGTCGGCTTCGGCCTGCTGGTCGTCCCGTACGCCGTTGCCGGCACAGGGTACGACGTACTGGTCCCGATCGCGGCCGGGATCGCCGGTTTCATCGCCACCCGGCCGTTGATGGACGGCCTGCGCTCGGTCTGCCGCTCGACCGGCCTGGTCCGTGCCCTGGGCATGGAACTGCGCGAGCTCCGGGTCGCGATGGGCGTCGTGCCTGCGGGGTTCGTGCTGCTGTGGAGCGCGGTCGCGTTTCCCGCGCTGGGCGACCTGCCCACGACCTTCGCGGTCGGTGCGGGGGTCCTGACCGGAGTCGTCCGTCAGGCGTCCGCGCCACCACCGTCGTACAGCGGGCCACTGATCGCCTCCCCGATGGGCGCCATCCCGCCCGGCATCTTCTCCCAGCCGCTGCGCGGCTTCGACCTGCTGCTGATCTGCCTGTTCCCGGTCCTGCTCGGCCTGGATCCACTCTGGCGCTACGCCATTCCCGGCTGCGTACTCGCCATCCTCTTCTCCCTCAAGCCCCGGACCACCTGA
- a CDS encoding N-acetylmuramoyl-L-alanine amidase — protein MARPMTADQTVAALRKWGVRFREYPGWRSRGRPGGFGDVRGVMVHHTGSNSQSNDYLNFLFVRGRPEDGIPGPLCHVATDLDGDLHLGATGRANHAGRGSSTTLNRVTAQNHAGYTAELRPGDDTVDGNAHYYGNEIRYDGRRAMSAAAYRTALRHAAAICDFHGWSALSVIAHREHTRRKADPGFCPMNRFRTDLAAVLRAGPDGDDMANADEVLAELRKFQTAEAQRYADLANRVQGLIDQEEGRYADLQRRVQGLVNQEAGRYQDYVRRFNAILAALPDAANIPPLEPDPSSPAEPADPDHDHTDPEHTDAGTSR, from the coding sequence TTGGCCAGACCGATGACGGCCGACCAGACCGTGGCGGCGCTGCGGAAGTGGGGAGTGAGGTTCCGGGAGTACCCGGGCTGGCGCTCGCGCGGGCGGCCGGGCGGGTTCGGGGACGTGCGCGGGGTCATGGTGCACCACACCGGCAGCAACTCGCAGAGCAACGACTACCTGAACTTCCTGTTCGTCCGCGGCCGGCCCGAGGACGGGATTCCGGGGCCCTTGTGCCACGTCGCGACCGACCTCGACGGCGACCTGCACCTCGGCGCCACGGGGCGGGCGAACCACGCCGGCCGCGGCTCGTCGACCACGCTCAACCGGGTGACCGCGCAGAACCATGCCGGCTACACCGCCGAACTGCGACCCGGCGACGACACCGTCGACGGCAACGCCCACTACTACGGCAACGAGATCCGGTACGACGGCCGGCGAGCGATGTCCGCGGCGGCGTACCGGACGGCATTGCGGCACGCGGCCGCGATCTGCGACTTCCACGGCTGGTCCGCGCTGTCGGTGATCGCGCACCGCGAGCACACCCGCCGCAAGGCCGACCCGGGCTTCTGCCCGATGAACCGATTCCGCACCGACCTGGCCGCCGTCCTGCGGGCCGGACCCGATGGAGACGACATGGCAAACGCCGACGAGGTACTCGCCGAGCTGAGGAAGTTCCAGACCGCCGAGGCGCAGCGCTACGCCGACCTGGCGAACCGCGTGCAGGGCTTGATCGACCAGGAGGAGGGCCGGTACGCCGATCTGCAGCGCCGGGTGCAGGGGCTGGTCAACCAGGAGGCCGGCCGGTACCAGGACTACGTCCGCCGCTTCAACGCCATTCTCGCCGCGCTGCCCGACGCCGCCAACATCCCGCCGCTCGAGCCAGACCCGAGCTCCCCGGCGGAACCAGCAGACCCCGACCACGACCACACCGACCCGGAGCACACCGACGCCGGCACCTCCCGCTAG